A stretch of the Janthinobacterium sp. B9-8 genome encodes the following:
- a CDS encoding ribonucleoside triphosphate reductase, which produces MTIYPQYVLKRDGRIVPFDLDKIRLALLNASRVTGEFDEAEAIRLSTLISSRLQGDLTPTIEQIQDQAEEALLQYHYLKTARAYIAYRSQHARLRSDVRTVVDVESSINEYLDQSDWRVNANANQGWSLGGLILNTSGKMIANYWLSHVYPPEIGEAHRSGAMHIHDLDMLSGYCAGWSLRRLLQEGFNGVPGKVEAKPPKHFSAAIGQIVNFLGTLQNEWAGAQAFSSFDTYMAAFIRADNLQYTQVKQYIQELIYNLNVPSRWGTQTPFTNLTFDWICPEDLREQIPYVGGKEMPFSYGDLQTEMDMINRAYIEVMMEGDALGRVFTFPIPTYNITKDFAWDHPNTDLLFEMTAKYGLPYFQNFLNSDLEPHMVRSMCCRLQLDLRELLKRGNGLFGSAEQTGSLGVVTINCARIGYEFKGNEAGLLARVDQLMDLAKQSLEIKRKLIGRLIDGGLYPYTKRYLGTLRNHFSTLGVNGINEMIRNFSDDRDDISSEAGYALAIRLLDHIRAKMTEIQEETGHLYNLEATPAEGTTYRFAKEDKKFYPDILQAGTAEQPFYTNSSQLPVGFTDDPFEALGRQQELQRKYTGGTVLHLYMNEAISSPAACKALVKKALTNYRLPYITITPTFSICPKHGYLSGHHEFCPKCDGELLAKKSCAAA; this is translated from the coding sequence ATGACCATATACCCGCAATATGTGCTGAAACGCGATGGCCGCATCGTGCCTTTTGATCTTGATAAAATTCGCCTTGCCCTGCTGAATGCTAGCCGCGTAACTGGCGAGTTTGATGAGGCAGAAGCAATACGCTTAAGTACGCTGATTAGCAGCCGCTTGCAGGGTGATCTCACCCCCACCATCGAGCAGATTCAGGATCAGGCTGAAGAAGCACTGCTGCAATACCATTATCTAAAAACAGCTCGCGCCTATATTGCTTACCGCAGCCAGCACGCCCGTTTGCGCTCCGATGTGCGCACGGTGGTGGATGTTGAATCGTCGATTAATGAATATCTGGATCAATCTGATTGGCGGGTCAATGCCAATGCTAATCAGGGTTGGAGCTTGGGCGGGCTGATTTTAAATACCAGCGGCAAAATGATTGCCAATTACTGGTTAAGCCATGTTTATCCGCCAGAAATTGGCGAGGCGCATCGCTCTGGTGCCATGCATATTCATGATTTAGATATGCTATCTGGCTATTGCGCGGGTTGGTCTTTACGCCGCCTCTTGCAAGAAGGCTTTAATGGCGTGCCGGGCAAGGTAGAAGCCAAGCCGCCTAAGCATTTCTCAGCCGCCATCGGCCAGATTGTTAACTTTTTAGGTACTTTGCAAAATGAATGGGCGGGCGCTCAGGCATTTAGCTCATTTGATACCTATATGGCGGCGTTTATTCGTGCCGATAATCTGCAATACACGCAGGTAAAGCAATATATCCAAGAGCTGATTTACAACCTGAATGTGCCCAGCCGCTGGGGCACGCAAACGCCGTTTACCAATCTGACTTTCGATTGGATCTGCCCAGAAGATTTGCGCGAACAAATCCCCTATGTGGGTGGCAAGGAAATGCCATTTAGCTACGGTGATTTGCAAACCGAAATGGATATGATCAACCGCGCCTATATCGAAGTGATGATGGAAGGCGATGCGCTGGGCCGTGTGTTTACTTTCCCTATTCCCACCTACAACATCACCAAAGATTTTGCATGGGATCACCCCAATACCGATCTTTTGTTTGAAATGACCGCTAAGTATGGCCTGCCCTATTTCCAGAATTTCTTAAATTCTGATCTAGAGCCGCATATGGTGCGCTCTATGTGCTGCCGCTTGCAGCTTGATCTGCGCGAGCTATTAAAACGCGGCAATGGTTTATTTGGCTCGGCCGAGCAGACCGGCTCGCTGGGCGTGGTGACCATTAACTGCGCGCGGATTGGTTACGAATTCAAAGGCAATGAAGCGGGCCTCCTAGCGCGTGTTGATCAGCTGATGGATTTGGCCAAGCAATCTTTAGAAATTAAACGCAAATTGATTGGCCGCTTAATTGATGGTGGTCTTTACCCCTATACCAAGCGTTACTTAGGCACGCTGCGTAATCACTTCAGTACGCTTGGGGTAAATGGTATTAACGAGATGATTCGCAATTTTAGCGATGATAGAGACGATATTAGCAGTGAAGCAGGCTACGCCTTAGCGATACGCCTGCTGGATCATATTCGCGCCAAAATGACTGAAATTCAGGAAGAAACAGGCCATCTCTATAACCTAGAAGCCACGCCCGCCGAAGGCACGACTTATCGCTTTGCCAAAGAAGATAAGAAGTTTTACCCCGATATCTTGCAAGCAGGCACGGCGGAGCAGCCCTTCTATACCAATTCCAGCCAGCTGCCGGTTGGCTTTACCGATGATCCGTTTGAGGCCTTGGGCCGTCAGCAGGAATTGCAGCGTAAATACACCGGCGGCACGGTCTTGCATCTGTATATGAACGAGGCAATTTCCAGCCCCGCAGCGTGTAAAGCGCTGGTGAAAAAAGCGCTGACTAACTATCGCCTGCCCTATATCACCATCACGCCCACCTTCTCTATCTGCCCGAAACACGGCTACCTGAGCGGCCATCACGAGTTTTGCCCAAAGTGCGATGGCGAGTTGCTGGCGAAGAAAAGCTGTGCTGCTGCATAA
- the cobS gene encoding adenosylcobinamide-GDP ribazoletransferase codes for MKFDWREPVLAVQFLTRLPTPQIRQFEPTLLAAAAPWFPVVGLLIGAFLSTVVFLAAKADPWLAALVGFLLWTWITGGLHLDGLADMSDGLGAAHRDPERFLAVLKDPHLGSFGVLALICQSAAKLVLLMLLAKQQEWLALLLIPAWARFGVLYWSRLPALAPGMAEQFAWQKTSYSLYILLAALLLLSYFIVPALMMAPLLILAYAKWLMHKLGGMTGDCLGAGIEITETGLLFCVLVLVI; via the coding sequence ATGAAATTTGATTGGCGCGAGCCTGTGCTGGCGGTGCAGTTTTTAACCCGCCTGCCTACGCCGCAGATTCGTCAGTTTGAACCCACTTTACTCGCAGCTGCCGCGCCGTGGTTTCCTGTGGTTGGGCTATTGATTGGTGCTTTTTTAAGCACGGTGGTGTTTTTGGCTGCTAAAGCAGATCCCTGGCTGGCGGCTTTGGTGGGGTTTTTGCTCTGGACATGGATTACCGGCGGCTTGCATTTAGATGGCCTTGCCGATATGTCGGATGGCTTAGGCGCTGCGCATCGTGATCCGGAACGCTTTTTGGCGGTGCTGAAAGACCCGCATCTGGGCAGCTTTGGTGTGCTGGCGCTGATTTGCCAATCTGCCGCCAAGCTGGTGCTCTTAATGCTGCTGGCAAAGCAGCAAGAATGGCTGGCGCTTTTGCTGATCCCCGCATGGGCGCGCTTCGGCGTTTTGTATTGGAGCCGCTTACCCGCTTTAGCGCCTGGTATGGCAGAGCAATTTGCCTGGCAAAAAACCAGCTACTCGTTGTATATTCTTTTGGCTGCACTTTTGCTGCTGTCCTATTTTATAGTTCCCGCATTAATGATGGCCCCCTTACTGATTTTGGCTTATGCCAAATGGCTGATGCATAAATTGGGTGGGATGACAGGGGATTGCCTAGGCGCGGGAATAGAAATCACTGAAACTGGGCTATTATTTTGCGTGCTTGTTCTGGTCATATAG
- a CDS encoding histidine phosphatase family protein, with amino-acid sequence MSSFRLTLLRHGATVAPAGMLIGHTDLPLSPLGEQQLASRNDHFVRFPPSSIASSDLSRCAGFAQQLAATSGLGCHIDRNLREMSFGELDGLAKLQWSEQQQAAWALWSHNLEENTAAGIESWTDFSARVNAAFRAWLPLSEGGHRVLITHGGVAKALLLEWLGLPAARHSQFWLAHAGMMTLYWDDEYPPILQGIDNEVVLGE; translated from the coding sequence ATGAGTAGTTTCCGGCTTACTCTTTTGCGGCATGGCGCTACGGTTGCTCCGGCGGGGATGTTAATCGGTCATACCGATCTGCCTTTGTCGCCCTTGGGTGAGCAGCAGCTGGCTAGTCGCAATGATCACTTTGTTCGCTTTCCTCCAAGTAGCATTGCCAGCTCTGATTTAAGCCGCTGTGCGGGCTTTGCCCAGCAATTGGCGGCAACGTCAGGGCTGGGTTGCCATATCGATCGTAATCTGCGCGAAATGAGCTTTGGTGAGCTGGATGGTTTAGCTAAGCTCCAATGGAGCGAACAACAGCAGGCTGCTTGGGCACTTTGGTCACACAATCTAGAGGAAAATACGGCTGCGGGCATTGAAAGCTGGACGGATTTTTCTGCCCGAGTGAATGCCGCTTTTCGTGCGTGGCTACCCCTTAGCGAAGGGGGTCATCGGGTGTTGATTACCCACGGTGGTGTGGCTAAAGCGCTATTACTAGAGTGGCTGGGCCTGCCCGCAGCGCGGCATAGCCAGTTTTGGCTGGCGCATGCGGGAATGATGACTCTTTATTGGGACGATGAATATCCGCCTATTTTGCAGGGGATTGATAATGAAGTTGTGTTGGGTGAGTGA
- the cobT gene encoding nicotinate-nucleotide--dimethylbenzimidazole phosphoribosyltransferase, which translates to MSTPNQALATAARLHQAQLTKPQGSLGKLEELAIWFAARSNSAMPSRLQAAIVVFAADHGVASEGVSAFPAEVTGQMVANFVAGGAAISVLAREAGASLSVVDVGVASHYAVTAGSSAQLFRVPVRAGTANLRLEPAMSEQECNKAWTIGVGSAQEGLVRSKTLLIGGEMGIGNTTAAAALICALTDIDPTEIVGLGTGISAQSRENKVQVVKDALARARAAGAVTAKDWLMQVGGLEIAALAGFYTGAAEVGIPVLLDGFITTAAALVAVKNKPEVADWLLASHCSDEKGHRHALAALQLEPILQLGLRLGEASGAALTLPLIQSALALHRDMATFSSAGITTK; encoded by the coding sequence ATGTCTACTCCAAATCAAGCCCTTGCTACTGCTGCACGTCTTCACCAAGCTCAATTAACCAAGCCGCAGGGCAGCTTAGGCAAACTTGAAGAGTTGGCAATCTGGTTTGCTGCACGCTCAAATTCGGCCATGCCTAGCCGCTTACAAGCTGCAATCGTGGTTTTTGCTGCAGATCATGGTGTGGCAAGCGAGGGCGTGTCTGCCTTCCCTGCCGAAGTGACTGGCCAAATGGTAGCTAATTTTGTGGCAGGTGGTGCTGCAATTAGCGTCTTGGCCCGCGAAGCAGGAGCTAGTCTTTCGGTAGTCGATGTGGGTGTTGCCAGTCATTACGCCGTTACGGCGGGTAGTAGCGCCCAGCTATTTAGAGTGCCAGTGCGTGCAGGAACCGCTAATTTGCGTCTTGAGCCTGCAATGAGCGAGCAAGAATGCAATAAAGCTTGGACAATTGGCGTAGGCAGCGCACAAGAAGGCCTCGTGCGTAGCAAAACGCTCTTGATTGGCGGCGAAATGGGCATCGGCAATACCACGGCCGCCGCCGCGCTGATTTGTGCTTTGACGGATATCGATCCGACAGAAATTGTTGGCCTGGGCACAGGTATTTCAGCCCAAAGCCGTGAGAATAAAGTTCAAGTGGTAAAAGACGCGCTGGCCCGTGCCCGTGCTGCTGGAGCAGTGACTGCTAAAGATTGGCTGATGCAAGTCGGCGGTTTAGAAATCGCCGCTTTGGCTGGCTTTTATACCGGCGCTGCCGAAGTGGGTATTCCGGTATTACTCGATGGTTTTATTACAACAGCCGCTGCCTTGGTCGCTGTTAAAAACAAGCCCGAAGTGGCCGATTGGCTGCTGGCTAGCCATTGCTCGGATGAAAAAGGCCATCGTCATGCGCTGGCGGCCTTGCAGCTGGAACCCATCTTGCAATTGGGCTTGCGTTTAGGCGAAGCCAGCGGTGCGGCGCTCACCCTCCCCCTCATCCAAAGCGCCCTTGCCTTGCATCGCGATATGGCCACGTTTTCATCCGCAGGGATTACGACGAAGTAA